The Penaeus chinensis breed Huanghai No. 1 chromosome 25, ASM1920278v2, whole genome shotgun sequence genome segment AATATCAACCTCTGTCCTTGGGATCATTGAAAAGTTTTCATATAGTATTTGAAACAATTCATCTTGTCTTAGCTTTACTCGAGATTTTACTTTTCTTAAGTTGCAAAAAGAGTTCTCTGTACTTCCTTCCACTGCTTTGGTCTGTATCAACTCTTCATTTTTAATGGCTACCATCTCATGACTGTTGGTGTAGCAAATGGCATGTAATTCACCAAAATATGGAGATGTCTCCTTATCAACATATATTAGTTTCATAGAATGCTTAAAAAAACTCAAGTCACGAGGAGTAAGGTTGAAAGAAAAAACAGGACGCCAACCTTCTGAGTTCACATTGCCCTGTGAGAGAGAATGACACTTGGTAAATAAAATTTGCTGCTATACTCTAGTAATGACTAAGTATGAGCAAGCCTTCAATATATGAGCCATGAGGTCAATAATCTATTCTGGAATGCTCACACAGCTAGTTTTGACATTACTTTTATAAATTAGTTATCTGCATCAAAATGACTTTTATCTCAACCACCTACCAAAATGAGAAAATTAAGACAAACTCACAAATAAACCACAATGATTGAGAAATACTGTCTTCAAACTGAATAACACAATATGTGCATCCCATCATTATTCCTACTCTGAACATCATAAAATGATATTCAACTCACAGACTGAATAAAGGAAAGCACACACAAAGATATCAATGAGTTTTAAAATGATCTTTTGCTACTCattacctcttctccttctggGATACAATCTCCAGTGCGATGCATCCTGATAAACTGTCGGCCTTTCTTCACCAAACGATATTCAAGGCAACATTCCATGAAAACTTTGCCAACGTCCTTTTTGAGGTTCACTGCCGTCAGAGTGGGGAAACCACATCCAACATCAGCAAGATATAAaccattctcttcctctgtcaCATGTGAAGAGTCACTGTCATGTGAGAGGCATGTCTCTAGCTTATTCTTCTGTGGTGATGTCTGTGTTCTTTCCTCTTCATAATGAGTGTTGGCTCCTCCCTTATAAGGGAAAGTCTGGTTAGTGTGCATACCAACTTCAGGAGCATCATGTCTTCTGGTGTTGCTCATGCTACTTCTCAACCGTCCGGAATAGAGTCTAGTCATACTGTTGAAGTCTATTATGACCACAACATGAACACCTCTCCCTCTTGTTGCCACATAATCAGCTGCTGCTGTGTATGCCCTGATGCCAAAAGCCCTCAAGACAGCTGCTAAAGCAATGTTAAGTGATAAACAAAGacctccttttccatccttaaTAATGTCTTTGCATATATCTCGCCAGGAGGGGACACGATACTCTGCACTTTGGCTTAGCAGTGTTACATTCTGAAAATGTAGTTTTCATCAAGGAGTTTGGAATCCATATAAAGAATATTATAACATTCTATGCTATTACAGTTCTTCTGTACTATAGCAAAtaatttttgaaaaataaaacatgtatctccaaattatataaacatataagtataaaaatgtatataaatatcatatagatactttaaaaacacaaacacacacacacacacacacacacacacacacacacacacacacacacacacacacacacacacacacacacacacacacacacacacacacacacatacttttcatataaacattatttagATATCTATGATATTGTTTCATTTGTCATTGCTGTAttcctttcatcttcatcttcatgttactgtaaatatatatatatatatatatatatatatatatatatatatatatatatatatatttttttttttttttttttttttttttttaatttatatatatataatatatatatattttatatatatacatatatattttatatgtattttatatatatatatgatatatatatatgatatatatatattttatatatatatttgttttttaatacatatgtatatatatatatatatattttttaaatatatatgtatatatacacatgtatgtatatacaggtgtatgtatgtttaatataaataaatatatatatatatatatatatagacacatgtatatatacatatgtatatatatatatatatatatatatatatatacgtatacgtgtacgtgcgcgtgtgcgtgtgcgtgtgcgtgtgcgtgtgcgtgtgcgtgtgcgtgtgcgtgtgcgtgtgcgtgtgcgtgtgcgtgtgcgtgtgcgtgtgcgtgtgcgtgtgcgtgtgcgtgtgcgtgtgcgtgtgcgtgtgcgtgtgcgtgtgcgtgtgcgggtgcgggtgcgggtgcgtgtgcgggtgcgtgtgtgtgtgtgttctatgtatttttaaaattaacaTAATTCCATCAATTCACAAACAGTAACAACCAAAATCACAATACAAAGCTGATCCAGACCTGATAAGGTATTCTTCTATGGAAAGCTTGGATAATCTTATTAATCCAAAGCAAATCCAAGGATGTTGGAATCTCTTCACACAGGATATTCCTTATAAATCCTTTAGCTTCTTCCCTTGTTAGGTTTTCCTCGCAATATGAAGCCATGGCGATAAATCTTTGTCGACTCTCAAGTCAAAGGAGCTGGCTGAGGCTGCCGCTCGAGTCTTTGTTATGGATACTAAGaaacttcccgttttctttcttgacAATGCATGGGTAACTATGGAAGGTTTTCGTACTTCGATGTTGCTACGTaacgcatgagtgtgtgtgttaagtcACACGAGCTCTTGGGTGTGtgcagggccggattatgacctttttGGGTCATACAAGGATAATCCATGTGTGGCTGTTTGATCGTAGTATATGCGTGGGGGAATGCATAcctaggtgagtgtgtgtgtgagtgtgagtgtgagtgtgaggagtatgtgtgtgggtgtgcattcgTGTGTTTGCGTTGGtgagtgtgcgtttatatatgcatgtgcgtttatacattcgtgtgcgtttatacatgcgtgtgcgtttgtgtatgcgtgtgcgtttgtgtgtgtgtgtgtgcgtttgtgtgtgtgcgtttgtgtgtgtgcgtttgtgtgtgtgtgtgtgtgtgtgtgtgtgtgtgtgtgtgtgtgtgtgtgtgtgtgtgtgtgtgtgtgtgtgtgtgtgtgtgtgcccgtgcgtgcgtgcgtgcgtgcgtgcgtgcgtgcgtgcgtgcgtgcgtgcgtgcgtgcgtgcatgcgtgcgtgcgtgtgtgagtacgtgtgtgtgtgtgagtgcgtgcatgtgtgagtgcgcgtgagtgcgtgcgtgtgtgtgagtgcgtgcgtgtgtgtgagtgcgtgcgtgtgtgtgagtgcgcgtgtgtgtgagtgcgcgtgtgtgtgagtgcgcgtgtgtgtgagtgcgcgtgtgtgtgtgggcgtgggcgtgggcgtgcgtgtgtgtgtgtgtgtgtgtgtgtgtgtgtgtgtgtgtgtgtgtgtgtgtgtgtgtgtgtgtgtgtgtgtgtgtgtgtgtttgggtttgtgtttgtgtttgtgtgtgtgtgtgtttgtgtgtgtatgtgtgtgtgtgtgtgtgtgtgtgtgtgtgtgtgtgtgtgtttgtgtttgtgtttgtgtttgtgtgtgtgtttgggtttgtgtttgtgttggtgttgttgtttgtctttgtgtgtgtgtgtgtgtgtgtgtgtgtgtgtgtgtgtgtgtgtgtgtgtgtgtgtgtgtgtgcgtgcgtgcgtgcgtgcgtgcgtgcgtgcgtgcgtgcgtgtgagtgcgagtgcgagtgcgagtgtgagtgtgagtgtgagtgtgtgtgtgtgtgtgtgtgtgtgtgtgtgtgtgtgtgtgtgtgtgtgtgtgtgtgtgtgtgtgtgtgtgtgtgtgtgtgcgagtgtgtgtgcgagtgtgtgtgcgagtgtgtgtgcgagtgcgagtgcgagtgcgagtgcgagtgtatgtgagtgtatgtgagtgtgtgtgtgtgtgtgtgtgtgtgtgtgtgtgtgtgtgtgtgtgtgtgtgtgtgtgtgtgtgtgtttgtgtgtgtgtgtgtgtttgtgtgtgtgtgtgtgtttacgtttgtgtgtgtttgtgtgtctgtttgtgtgtgtgtctgtttgtgtgtctgtgtgttgtgtgtctgtctgtttgcgtgtctgtttgtttgcgtgtctgtctgtttgcatgtctgtctgtttgcgtgtctgtctgtttgcgtgtctgtctgtttgcgtgtctgtctgtttgcgtgtctgtctgtttgtgtgtctgtgtgttgtgtgttgtgtgtctgtctgtttgtgtgtgggtctgtttgcgtgtctgtctgtttgtgtgtgtgtctgtttgcgtgtctgtctgtttgtgtgtctgtctgtttgtgtgtctttgtgttgtgtgtctgtctgtttgtgtgttgtgtgtctgtctgtttgtgtgtctgtctgtttgtgtgtctgtctgtgtgttgtgtgtctgtgtgttgtgtctgtgtgttgtgtgtctgtgtgttgtgtgtatgtgttgtgtgttgtgtgtatgtgttgtgtgtctgtctgtttgtgtgtctgagtgttgtgtgtctgtgttgcgtgtctgtctgtttgtgtgcctgtctgtttgtgtgtctgtgtttgtgtgtctgtgtgtttgtgtgtctgtgtgttgtgtgtctgtgtgttgtgtgtctgtctgtttgtgtctgtctgttgtgtgtctgtctgtttgtgtgtctgtctgtttgtgtgtctgtctgtttgtgtgtctgtctgtttgtgtgtctgtctgttgtgtgtctgtctgtttgtgtgtctgtctgtttgtgtgtctgtctgtttgtgtgtctgtctgcatgtgtgtctgtctgcatgtgtgtctgcatgtgtgtctgcatgtgtgtctgtctgtgtgtctgtctgtctgcgtgtctgtgtgttgtgtctgtctgtttgtgagtccgtctgtttgtgtgtctgtgtgttttgtgtctgcctgtttgtgtgtctgtgtgtctgtctgtttgtgtgtctgtctttttgtgtatctgtctgtttgtgtgtgtgggtgtgcatttgCATGAACTTGTGCCTGTACATGGTCATACAGTTCCTGCCATTCTTCCACATATCAAAAAAGTGTGTTTTAAAGAATAAAGCCTCACTTCTTTTTATCCACTATATCCACTTTATCCACTCATATGACTCAGGTTACATCACAGACCTTATGGATTCCTATTACCTATAATAACTATGGTTATATAAATTGATCCAAACTTTCTTACAGACTGTCTGTGCCTAAACTGTTATCCATAATAAAGATTTCTCAACTACTCAACTAACTACATTTTTCCTTATCTTAacacaaagggaaaaaatatcagTTCTCAATTATACAGCCAAATAAAGAAGTGTAGGTCCAATTCCATAGATTGCAAAGTGTATTGCAAACTAGCAGATAACCCTCAGATACCTGAGCTCTGGACTACAAAAGAACTTCATTTTAAACTATTCCCTTGTAAGAATACAGACTTATCTGACATCTTACTCTGAATACACTAAACACAGATGGGACAGTACCTGGGCAAcatatctgtttttatctttaccttatctttccttttttaaatgtCATCCACACAAGAGtctcatcttccccctttcctgccTTAATTTGAATGCAGCAAAAACTAAAGAATTTGATCTCTCATATTCCACCTAATTAATTCAAAGACTATCACTTATATCTAAAAACCTCTTTTACAACTTCCCATCTTTCATctgcttatttaaaaaaaaacaatacttacCTAAAACTCTGACAGTTCACCTATTTAAGAGGATTTCAGCACTTACCTAAATACCTCTTTCACAAAAGCCTTTAGATAATGCAGCTTATTGATTGTGTGTACTGTTATAGGTGAAGATGGATcaacattcttttttatttcttcatagaGTCGTTCTTGTACTTCTGGATACAGAGCCAAACAGTGCAGGTTTCCCAAGAGGACAGGTGATGTCTGGTTcagtaacaaagagagagaataataataataatattaaacttaTGTACTTCTGTGGGGATTTTTGTGGCATTCTATGGTACatgctgataataataccaatagaggAAAATATTTCTTCTGTAATAATATGCTGgtgtatatatttcattacaaGCATTTTCTATTGTATCCCATAACCCCAAACACTTTGATATATTGTTTGATGTTGGCTCATGGTtgcagcaaaacaaaaacaatttcaaAAGATATCACCAAAATGTGTTCTGACGTACAGTTttgaaaagatattttcttttacttcacaTAAAAAGTTTATAGACAATAATGAAATTACCTAAAATGCTGGTTTGAGTTTATTAGAAGCAAAATATTATGGAAGAGTGCATGCTGTGGAAACTTCCAaatatatttctcagattcagtcaaatcatctttttttttatcttacttacTGCACTTCTGTTGTTCTTCACATGGGAAGTGGATGTAATTTTCCTTAAAGCTTTGCATCTTATAACCACAGCAAGTCCAAATCTCACACAattggataattccaatgatcatagACATTTACTAGCCTGAATAACTGTACCatattaataaatcaaaatataccgacttttctttggtattttttgAGTCTATAAGGttaaatcataacaatgacatgCTTGAGGATATATCTAAGTGTCTGAGGTTTTTTGTGACCTAAAGATGAAtctacaagtgctcagccacgAAGGTTCAATTAGTTGGCTCCTCATGACCTGACTAATTTTGCTATTCCTTGATTTAAAAAATAgttatgctattaatattgattttgttattgctgACATTACAATTtcattgctatcaatataataataatgacaattttttttttctaattccaaaaatcaaggaaaaagtgtAAATACAGTTTTGACTAGTAATAGACTTCTCAGTGGAGTACCTATGAAGACATCTATGAGTAagcacaattaataaactaaaagcaTAGTGGACATGGTATACATGTTATGCCATCCTAGCTCTGTGGGTTAATATTAGTAATGCAATTCAGGCAATCCAAAAATGAGTTTATCTAGTGAGCCTTATAGATACACAAATGAAACATAAGttacataattttatacatatcaaACCACTTCATTCCACAAAACCCATCCACCATACCGTAGAAAGACCGTCGGAAAACAGTGAAAGAGTGATGGTCAGAATATCCTTATGGGAGAGCTCTTTCCGTGACATCAAGTAAGTGAGGAAGTTAAAGTCTCCCTCCTTCAGTTTGTTCTCTGCTGAGAGGCCCTTAATGTGATTCAGTGCATCAGTAATGAAGTCTATGGAAACCCTGCAAGGATAtggagacaaaatatatataaagaagagatgtaaagatacacatataaacaatatagataaaaatgacaGCCCACAAAAAGCACTCTTTTACTCTTCAAACACTGattgtacatataaaataatttaatttttacATGCCTACAAACACTTGTTAGATGTATTTCATGACTTATAATGGATAAGAAAAATCCTCTACATTTTCACAGTTCAATTTACATCTGATTTCActagtacaaaagaaaaaaaagagatacacaaaaaatacaaacttaTGATGCTAAAACCTCACCCATAAAAAAAGTCCTCAAGATTATGAAGCTTCTTATACTTCCTAGTCTTGAAATACCGATATATTCTCATTGAAAACTTCAGTTCTGCAGACAGCTGATGAgaataacagagaaaagaaatgagcTAACCAAAGGAGGGGTCACTTTGCAATATCACACATTCATTTCATAATATACAGACCCCTAATACCCTTACAAACACCTTGATGTTGTAACTAATTAATATATGATATTCTTagtacacacaaaaaagaaaagaaaaggaaaaaaataagataaaagagcagtgaataaaataaaaacaataataacaataataataataataataataataataataataataataataataacaataacaataataacaacaataatgataacaacaacaacaataataataattgtaacagtaataataataataataataataaataataataataacaataataacaataacaacagtaacaataataataacaacaacaacaataataatgataataataaaaattaaaaaaaaataataataatgataataataataacaataataataacactaacaatagcactaataataacaataatagtaatagtaataataataataataataataataataataataataataataataataataataatagtaacaataacaataataataataataataataataataataataataataaaagtaatgataataacaataataatgataataataataataataataataataataataataataataataataataataataatagcaataataacactaataataacaagaacaacaacaacaataataatgataataataacaataacaacaataataaaggtaattgtaatagtaatagtaatagcaatattaataatatcaataataataataataataataataataataataataataataataataataataataataataataacaataataacaataataaaggtaattgtaatattaatactaatactaatactaatagcaatagcaatagcaatagcaatagcaatagcaatagcaatagcaatagcaatagcaataataataataataataataataataataataatgataatgataatgataatgataatgataatgataatgataatgataatgataatgataatgataataataataataataataataataataataataataataataataataatgataatgataatgataatgataatgataatgataatgataatgataataataataataataataataataataataataacaataacaataacaatcataacgataataacaatcataataataacaacaataataacaataacagcaacaataataataataataataataataataataataacaaaaacaatcatagcaatactaacaatcataataataacaacaacaataacaacaacagcaacaataatatgataatgataatgataatgatcatgattaagattaagattatgataatgatgataatgatgataatgatgatgaaaataataataataataataataataaaaataataataataataacaacattaataacaacaatgataataataataacaataattatagtaataataataataataataataataataataataataataatagtaatagtaataaaaataataataataataataataataataataataataatgattataataacaatcataacgataataacaacaataaaaataacaacaacaataacaacaacagcaacaataataataataataataataataataataataataataataataatgataataatagtaataataataaaaataataataataataataataataataataataataataataataataataataataatgataataatagtaataataataaaaataataataataataataataataataataataataataataataataataatgataatgataatgataatgataatgataatgataatgataatgataatgataatgataataataataataataataatgataataataataataataaaaacaacaatcataacaataataacaatcataataataacaacaacaatatcaacaacagcaacaatgataataataataacaataacaacaacaataataacaataataataataataataataacaataacaaataacaataataataataataataataataataataataattataataaaaataataataacaataataatagtaataatgatgaaaataataacaataataataataataataataataataataataataataataataacaataacaatcataataataataataataacaataataataatataataacaataacaacaataataatgataacaataacaatgacaataacaataataataataacaataacaataacaacaacaacaataataataataacaataataataataataataataataataataataataacaaaaacaacaataataacaacagcaaacacaataacaataacaacaattataattataataataataacaaaaacaataataataataatcataataacaataacaatagtaataataataataataataataataataataataataataataataataataataatcataataacaataacaatagtaataataataataataataataataataataataataataataataataactaaaattatatCCATACTACTCAAAATCTAATATTCTTGATTGGAATATTATAAAACCACAACCACTAACCTGAAATATTTGAACATTTGTCCTGACCAGATTCTTTGCCATTTCTTCCTCATCACCTCCACTTAGGCAACCAAGGGATTTCTCAAAGCAACACATGCCTGCAGCtatatattttagaaaatcaattaatcaattcaTAAAATCTATTGCACTTCACTGTAATGCCCCTCCTGTTATTTGTTCAAAGCACACAGAGAGCCATTGCAAAAGAGAGAAATCACTTAGAAACTCACTAAACCTTGCATCCAGAGTCTTTTCTTTTACTAACTTAGCAGATTTTACTACATTGCACATTAAAAACTTCACAGGGAGCAAAAGCAGTAATAATTGTTGCAGCAATATGCACAACAATCCAATCAAACCAAAACTTAATTTACATGTAGaaaacatatagaaaatatattctGATATTGCATCATCAACATTAAATATTacagtaatattgatgaagatgtaATATTGAAATCTCACTTCCACATATATTGcaaaatgaaaatattcattttcacttatacattttatacaaTTGCGACAATGAAATGAGTTAGCTCATGATTATACTCATTTCCTTGTGCTATTATGCAACCATACCCTTCCCTCTTATGAAAAATATAATCACCTTGTGTTGATGTGAtcttaccccttcccctgccctatTATTCACACTCCTTCATTTGTCCTCTTAACCACACTTCTCCCCTTGTCCTATCAATTGAATTCATTCTCTCATCCTATCAACCACACTAATTCCCTTGTCCTACTAGGCAATCATTCTAGCTCCTCACAGAACTCGGTTACTTTCTAATTCTTACATTCAAGAATCCACTGGCTAATGAGTGTGTTCAGATTGGAGACAACCCCATCCTCATCCACCTCTGCTGCTAGCTTCTCGATAGCCTTTTTCGCCACTCCATCTTGCAAGGGGTAGTAGTAGCTCACCTCACGAGGACGGAGCATCATCATCTGCACGGAGTGTCGGAGCTTGTACCATTCTTCTCCATTACTGCATTGGTttacagagtgagagaggaagaagtgtggTGAACTTACAGAATGAAACCACTGATCACAgaaatacagtaataacaatctTAGGGTATAATTGttgatatatatcattaaattCATTCAGATATTAGACTTAATATGTGTCATCTAAAAACTAAGCCTGAAATAAAAAGGTTAACTGAATATTCTGTTTTAgtcttaataaagtaaataacaaCAGTTGAAAATTAAAATATCAGTTATTAATTTCTAAATGGTTCTGAAAAATAAAggcactaaaaacaaaaaacaaaa includes the following:
- the LOC125038547 gene encoding uncharacterized protein LOC125038547; translation: MASYCEENLTREEAKGFIRNILCEEIPTSLDLLWINKIIQAFHRRIPYQNVTLLSQSAEYRVPSWRDICKDIIKDGKGGLCLSLNIALAAVLRAFGIRAYTAAADYVATRGRGVHVVVIIDFNSMTRLYSGRLRSSMSNTRRHDAPEVGMHTNQTFPYKGGANTHYEEERTQTSPQKNKLETCLSHDSDSSHVTEEENGLYLADVGCGFPTLTAVNLKKDVGKVFMECCLEYRLVKKGRQFIRMHRTGDCIPEGEEVMSSKRSF